A window of Anomalospiza imberbis isolate Cuckoo-Finch-1a 21T00152 chromosome 4, ASM3175350v1, whole genome shotgun sequence contains these coding sequences:
- the GRK4 gene encoding G protein-coupled receptor kinase 4 isoform X3: protein MDCTRIVHEYLSKRPFEAYQESVYFSRFLQWKWLEKQPVTKHTFRHYRVLGKGGFGEVCACQVRATGKMYACKKLEKKRIKKRKGESMALNEKRILEKVNSRFVVSLSYTYETKDALCLVLTIMNGGDLKFHIYNMGNPGFDEERAIFYAAELCCGLEDLQRERIVYRDLKPENILLDDCGHIRISDLGLAVQIPEGETVRGRVGTVGYMAPEVLKNEKYTFSPDWWGLGCLIYEMIEGQSPFRKHKERVKRDEIDRRVKEDQETYSDKFSEEAKSICRMLLAKNPGERLGCTEGGAAVVKQHPIFKNINFKRLEANMLEPPFLPDPRAVYCKDVLDIEQFSTVKGVNLDTTDDDFYSKFVTGCVSIPWQNEMIETGCFEDINAYETDGTVSPDREKSPKPKRGFFHRLFSGEVCFKSDCSDDEQESSRL, encoded by the exons AATTGTCCATGAATACCTAAGCAAAAGACCTTTTGAAGCTTACCAGGAGAGTGTGTATTTTTCCCGTTTCTTACAGTGGAAATGGCTGGAAAA GCAGCCAGTAACCAAACACACATTTAGGCATTACCGAGTACTGGGCAAAGGTGGATTTGGAGAG GTGTGTGCCTGTCAAGTACGGGCAACAGGAAAAATGTATGCTTGCAAAAAGctagaaaaaaagagaataaagaaGAGGAAAGGGGAATCAATGGCTCTAAATGAAAAAAGGATTCTAGAAAAAGTGAATAGTAGGTTTGTA GTTAGTTTATCCTATACATATGAGACGAAAGACGCCCTGTGTTTAGTATTAACCATAATGAATGGAGGGGATCTGAAGTTTCACATATATAACATGGGAAATCCTGGCTTTGATGAAGAAAGGGCTATTTTCTATGCTGCAGAACTCTGCTGTGGTCTGGAGGATTTGCAAAGGGAGAGAATTGTTTACAG AGACTTGAAGCCTGAGAATATACTTCTTGATGACTGTG GACATATCAGGATTTCAGATCTTGGATTAGCTGTGCAGATTCCAGAAGGTGAAACTGTCCGAGGACGTGTTGGGACCGTTGGCTACATGG cTCCAGAAGTGCTCAAAAATGAGAAGTATACATTCAGTCCAGATTGGTGGGGTCTTGGCTGTTTGATTTACGAAATGATTGAAGGACAGTCTCCATTCAGGAAACATAAGGAAAGAGTTAAACGGGATGAGATTGACCGGAGAGTAAAGGAAGACCAGGAAACATACTCAGACAAGTTTTCAGAGGAGGCAAAATCCATCTGCAGGATG TTACTTGCTAAAAATCCAGGGGAACGACTGGGTTGCActgaaggaggagctgctgttgTAAAGCAACATCCTATTTTCAAGAACATCAACTTCAAGAGGCTGGAAGCTAACATGTTAGAACCTCCATTCTTGCCAGAT CCACGTGCCGTTTATTGTAAAGATGTCCTGGATATTGAGCAGTTCTCAACAGTAAAAGGAGTGAACCTGGATACCACAGACGATGACTTCTATTCCAAATTTGTGACGGGTTGTGTCTCAATCCCTTGGCAAAATGAG atgattgaaacgGGATGCTTTGAAGATATCAATGCATATGAAACTGATGGTACTGTGTCACCAGACAGAGAGAAGTCTCCTAAGCCAAAGAGAGGCTTCTTTCACAGACTTTTTAGTGGAGAG GTCTGCTTTAAATCTGATTGCAGTGATGATGAGCAGGAGTCTTCCAGACTTTAA